GACGGACGACCCGCGGGTCGTCACGATCGCGGACGGCGCCTGGGAGGTCGACGTCCTGCCGGGCACCGGCGCGTCCTTGGCGGCGGGCCGCATCCGCACGTCCGACGGCGTGTGGCGGGACCTGCTGCGCCCGACGAGCCGCGGCGGCCGCGGGGTGGTCGAGAAGTGCGCGAGCTTCCCGATGATCCCGTGGTCCAACCGCGTCCGCGACGGCGTCCTGACGTTCAACGGCCGTTCGCACCGGCTGCAGCGCGACTGCGCGGACGGCACCGCGATCCACGGTGCCGTCCGCTACGCCCGCTGGGACGTGCTCGACCGCACACCGGGGTCGGTCACGGTCGGGATCGACACGCGTGAGCACGTGGGGATCAACTTCCCGTGGCACTTCACGTCGACGATCACGTACGCGGTGCGCGGCGGGCGGTTCGAGGTGACGACCACGCTCCGCAACGTCGACGTCGAGGCGTTCCCGGGTGGCTTCGGCCACCACCCGTACTTCCAGCGTGCGCTCGCCCCCGTCGGCGCCGTGGCCCCGCGCCCGCTGGGCCACCCGGTCGTGCAGGTGCCGGCGCACGCGTGCTACCCGGGCGTCCCGATGCCGACGGGCCCGTCCGGCCCGCTGACACCGCGCGCCGACTTCCTCGCGCCGCGGGTGCTCGACGGCGCGTTCATCGACGACGTCTACAACGCGCGCGACACCGAGAAGCCGATCACGATCCGGTACGCGCAGCCCGACGTGCTCGTCGAGCTCACGGCCGACCCGGTGTACGAGCACCTCGTGTTCTACGCGCCGCGCGGCCGCGCGTACTTCGCGATCGAGCCCGCGACGAACGTCAACGACGGCGTCGCGCTGTTCGAGGCGGGCGTCCCCGGCACCGGGATCTTCGTGCTGGAGCCGGGCGAGGAGCGCACGGGGACCTTCGCGGTCACGGTCACGGTCTGATCTGCCGCCGACGCCCGGGTCGCACGACGGTGCGCCCGGGCGTCGTCGCGTCCGCGGCTCGGCGTCGGCGCGGCGATATGGTCACCGTCACTGACGGTCACCGCTGATGACCGTCACGTTCGCTGACGAGAGGCCGTGCCATGTCGACCGACGCCCCCGCCGACCTCGGCGCCCTCGCCGCGCGGCTGCGCGCCGCGATCGACCAGGAGACCGCCCACCACCTCGCAGCGGCGGGGCACGCCGACCTCCGCCCGCCGCACCGCGCGGTCCTCGCGGCGCTCGACGACGCCGGGAGCCGGGCCACCGCGATCGGACGCCGGACCGGCCAGCACAAGCAGGTCGTCGGGACGTCCGTCGACGAGCTCGAGGCCCTCGGCTACGTCGAGCGGCAGCCCGACCCCGTCGACCGCCGCGCCAAGCTCGTCGTCCCCACCGCGCGCGGCCTCGACGCGCGCCGCGTGCTGGCCACGACCGCCGCGACGATCGCCGACCGGCACCGCGAGGCGGTCGGCGACCGCATCTTCACGCTCTTCACCCGCGTGCTCGGCGACGTCGCCGAGCGTCAGGAGGCGTGGCGGGCGCCCGGTCCCTGACGCGCCGCAAGGTCGCCCGACGTCACGCACGGGCGGGACGGGCGCACGGGCCCTGCGCCTCGCCCGCCCTGCATCGCTCGTCCCGGACGCGGCGGGGGCCGCTCGTCCCGGACGCGACGGGGGCACGTCGCCCTCAGAGGTCGAGGACGAGCGTCGCGCCCCAGTCGTGCGTGCGCTCGCGACGGAACCCGACGCGCTCGTAGAACGCGATCGCCCCGGTGTTGCGCGCGTCGACGCCCAGGTGCAGGCCGGT
The sequence above is a segment of the Cellulomonas fimi genome. Coding sequences within it:
- a CDS encoding aldose 1-epimerase, whose product is MTLLDAAPTEVRTDDPRVVTIADGAWEVDVLPGTGASLAAGRIRTSDGVWRDLLRPTSRGGRGVVEKCASFPMIPWSNRVRDGVLTFNGRSHRLQRDCADGTAIHGAVRYARWDVLDRTPGSVTVGIDTREHVGINFPWHFTSTITYAVRGGRFEVTTTLRNVDVEAFPGGFGHHPYFQRALAPVGAVAPRPLGHPVVQVPAHACYPGVPMPTGPSGPLTPRADFLAPRVLDGAFIDDVYNARDTEKPITIRYAQPDVLVELTADPVYEHLVFYAPRGRAYFAIEPATNVNDGVALFEAGVPGTGIFVLEPGEERTGTFAVTVTV
- a CDS encoding MarR family winged helix-turn-helix transcriptional regulator, with translation MSTDAPADLGALAARLRAAIDQETAHHLAAAGHADLRPPHRAVLAALDDAGSRATAIGRRTGQHKQVVGTSVDELEALGYVERQPDPVDRRAKLVVPTARGLDARRVLATTAATIADRHREAVGDRIFTLFTRVLGDVAERQEAWRAPGP